Below is a genomic region from Terriglobia bacterium.
AGTGGAAGCGTTTGCGCGTACGGTGCTGGCGCATCAGGGATCGAATGCCTGTAAGTTGTCGGGCGGTTACTCCAATTTCTTATTCATCCAGATGTCCCAGGTGATGGGACCGGCTTCGTCGTCGGTGATTGGGCGGCCTGCGAGTTTGAGGGCGAGTTTTATTTGGCCGTGATGGTAGCCCTCATGCCAGATCATGTGCTGGAGGAGCAGGATGGGGTGGTCGTAGTGGAGGTTCATGTCGCGAGCCGAGTCGATGCGGTCTCTTACGGCATTGCGCACGGCGCCGGCGCTCGCGTTCAGCATGTGGGCGACTCGGTCGCGGTCGTGTTCGGCGACCCACTCTTGCTCCGGCACGTCGCGGGCGAACTCCGGTGCGTCCTCGGAGAGGAAGACGAGGCGAACGTAGTGGATGTGAGTAAAGAGTTCAGCGATGGTCGGGCCGGTTTCCGTGGTGCGGATGTCGAGGCCGCCCTCGGGAACGGCTCGGAGCAGGTTGACGAGGATGGTGTTGTTTCGGTCCCAGGAGTCGAGCAGGGATTCGAGGAGTGTTTGTGTTTCGGCCGACATCACACGTCCAATAATCGAAATGAGTTTCCAGATTCTGTGTGGCTTCTGTCTGTGTGGCCCAACGGAGAGGCGCTGACCTAGCTGTCCTTCCGATACAGCAGATCCTTCATCGCACGGCGACGTTCCGCGTTGAGTTCGCTATTGCCTTTCTC
It encodes:
- a CDS encoding DinB family protein, which produces MSAETQTLLESLLDSWDRNNTILVNLLRAVPEGGLDIRTTETGPTIAELFTHIHYVRLVFLSEDAPEFARDVPEQEWVAEHDRDRVAHMLNASAGAVRNAVRDRIDSARDMNLHYDHPILLLQHMIWHEGYHHGQIKLALKLAGRPITDDEAGPITWDIWMNKKLE